The genomic region AAGATGCCCTGGGAGTACCGCCCCGCACGCTTCAGCCCAGGTGGACGCCGTGACCCCTGATCTGAAACGCTGCACGAAATGCGGGGAAGAGAAACCCGCCACGCTGGAGTTTTTCTATGCCTATCCGAAGGTGAAACGCGGCCTGACCTCGCGTTGTCGAGCCTGCGCTGCGGCTGTACAGAAGGCGTATGTAGAGGCAGACCCGGCCCGCTCGCAGAAGATTGCCCAGGACTGCTATCTACGAAATTATGAACAGCGCAAGGCTGAACTGAGGGCACAGAACCGTAAGCGCATGGCCGATCCTGAAAAAGTCCAGGCGGAGCGAGAGCGGGCAAAAGCGAAGGCGCAGAGAGAGCGGGAAACTACCCCAGAGGTAGTGAATGCTCGTCAACGGGCATACCGCGAGCGCCATAAAGATGATCCCGAGTACCGAGAGCGGCTTAGGGTTCGAGATCGCGCCCGCTACATACGGCAGAAGCCACGCTACTTGTCGTACTCAGCGAAGCAGCGGGCGTTTAGAGCCAGTGTGCCCGGCGGCTGGACGGGCGAAGACGTGCGGCAGATGTTCGTTCGGCAGAATGGATGCTGCCACTACTGTGGAGCGAAGGTAGGCAGGACTGCGGGCCTCGCATGGCACGTAGACCACGTAATTCCGATCTCTAGAGGAGGATCAAACTTTCCGGAGAATCTTGTGATTGCCTGTGAGCCTTGCAACAGGGCCAAATACAACAAGATGCCTTGGGAGTGGTTGCCAGATCAGTTCAGCCCGCCGAACAGTTAGCAAGACAAAACCCCGTCCAGAAGGCGGGGTTTGTTCTTGGAGGATTTTATGATCCGAGAAGATGGATCAGGAGCGTTCCAGATTTTGCGGTTCCAGAGTACC from Deinococcus ruber harbors:
- a CDS encoding HNH endonuclease, which translates into the protein MTPDLKRCTKCGEEKPATLEFFYAYPKVKRGLTSRCRACAAAVQKAYVEADPARSQKIAQDCYLRNYEQRKAELRAQNRKRMADPEKVQAERERAKAKAQRERETTPEVVNARQRAYRERHKDDPEYRERLRVRDRARYIRQKPRYLSYSAKQRAFRASVPGGWTGEDVRQMFVRQNGCCHYCGAKVGRTAGLAWHVDHVIPISRGGSNFPENLVIACEPCNRAKYNKMPWEWLPDQFSPPNS